A window of Erpetoichthys calabaricus chromosome 12, fErpCal1.3, whole genome shotgun sequence contains these coding sequences:
- the LOC114661614 gene encoding uncharacterized protein LOC114661614 isoform X3 codes for MRRLLPVLLLLLLTTVPPEVFLAPESAHLLTENLVTCTAKSFYPETITFIWRRSGVIVEPLTVTVPTLNPDGTFDSKSIYRFAPGSRKELTCEVKHEALQKPLTRSIIYSGFTIAEITGIVLAVFLLLLLVLGVYWWFSVSLSPIDLTKMIQDEPALVKYTLKGWRLGHITLKWFINDKVILLDTMDQEETYGGAGVCVPLHSPTGYIMKRHMCHEGLLVSESLVTLQFMLNQKEHQGAVVRCRARHGLTRRSVECMVTLKEVYVRPRLSDIQNMSQEKSENVVKLQIRAEGFYPRDISFTWLLGADPVSSESPDNKENPNGTFSTGSVCSVPLPQVQNPNFKVTVVIEHISMGKVEKMATSSTPGIDGRPILSDIEMVSFSKVGEPCTLSCTISKFFPSSLQVTWHRVRVESELEPVTAGSAEWPATVTTSKPVMRTNSFEVTSDVQFTAASLNEVEEMTYMCKVEHMTLKEPLTRRSWRLKLTAEKTHPKMSDVQLHFTECGEPCILSCVISDFYPKDINVTWQRRHKKIHETLPAESEYWNPAVTNYGPIMRKNKFELLSRAEFTPQSLSGLEDMEFICRVEHETLNGEAIEKCCTGVPEITRVPKVSDIVIHFKEIGDLCVLSCVISDFFPKEINITWERRPKKQIQYKNSKTGEWKPTEIQKFLYVRKSTFDLLAQALFTPLVASHLKDMDFICRVQHQTLAEPIERHTGEISVPSQKE; via the exons ATGAGGCGTCTGCTGCcagtcctgctgctgctgctgctcaccACAG ttCCCCCTGAAGTCTTCTTGGCTCCAGAGTCAGCCCATCTTCTCACTGAAAACTTGGTGACATGCACTGCCAAGAGCTTCTACCCCGAAACCATCACATTTATTTGGAGAAGAAGTGGGGTGATTGTTGAGCCCCTAACCGTAACGGTGCCAACTCTCAATCCTGATGGCACATTTGACTCCAAGAGCATTTACAGGTTTGCTCCTGGGTCTCGGAAGGAGCTCACCTGTGAGGTGAAACATGAGGCCCTACAGAAGCCACTGACCAGATCTATCATCT ACTCAGGGTTCACCATTGCAGAGATCACTGGGATCGTGCTTGCTGTATTCCTCTTACTTCTCCTTGTCCTCGGTGTGTACTGGTGGTTCTCAG TCTCCCTGTCACCCATTGACCTTACCAAGATGATCCAAGATGAACCTGCATTGGTCAAATACACCCTCAAAGGCTGGAGACTTGGACACATCACTCTCAAGTGGTTTATCAATGACAAGGTCATCCTGCTGGACACAATGGACCAAGAAGAGACGTATGGTGGTGCTGGGGTGTGTGTACCTCTTCATAGTCCCACTGGTTATATCATGAAGAGGCATATGTGTCATGAAGGACTCCTTGTATCAGAGAGCCTGGTCACCTTGCAGTTTATGTTGAACCAAAAGGAGCACCAAGGTGCTGTGGTCAGGTGTCGGGCCAGACATGGGCTCACCAGGAGGAGTGTGGAGTGTATGGTCACTCTAAAGGAGGTTTATG TTCGTCCGCGACTTTCAGATATCCAGAATATGTCTcaggaaaaaagtgaaaatgtagtGAAACTTCAAATCAGGGCAGAGGGGTTCTACCCACGAGACATCAGCTTCACATGGTTACTGGGAGCGGACCCTGTGAGCTCAGAATCACCAGACAATAAAGAAAATCCCAATGGAACCTTCAGCACTGGGAGTGTCTGCTCTGTCCCTCTGCCTCAGGTTCAGAATCCCAACTTCAAGGTCACTGTGGTGATTGAGCACATCTCCATGGGAAAGGTGGAGAAAATGGCCACCAGCAGTACCCCAG GTATTGATGGACGCCCCATCCTCTCTGACATTGAGATGGTCAGTTTTTCAAAGGTGGGGGAGCCCTGCACGCTAAGCTGCACCATCTCCAAGTTCTTCCCTAGCAGTCTCCAAGTGACCTGGCACAGGGTTAGAGTTGAGAGTGAACTTGAGCCTGTAACTGCAGGGTCAGCTGAGTGGCCAGCCACTGTGACCACCTCTAAACCAGTGATGAGGACTAACAGCTTTGAGGTGACCTCTGATGTCCAGTTCACTGCAGCAAGTCTTAATGAAGTCGAGGAGATGACATACATGTGTAAGGTAGAACATATGACTCTAAAGGAGCCTTTAACAAGGAGGTCTTGGAGACTGAAGTTAACAG CTGAAAAAACGCATCCCAAAATGTCGGACGTGCAACTCCACTTTACAGAGTGTGGTGAGCCTTGCATCCTCAGCTGTGTCATCTCAGACTTCTACCCCAAAGACATCAATGTGACCTGGCAGAGGAGACACAAGAAAATCCATGAGACACTTCCTGCAGAGTCAGAGTATTGGAACCCTGCCGTGACCAACTATGGGCCCATCATGAGGAAGAACAAGTTTGAGCTGTTGTCCAGGGCAGAATTCACCCCTCAGTCCCTGAGTGGCCTGGAGGACATGGAATTCATCTGCAGAGTGGAGCATGAGACCTTGAATGGGGAGGCCATTGAGAAATGTTGCACAGGGGTACCAG AAATCACCCGAGTCCCTAAAGTGTCGGATATTGTGATCCACTTCAAAGAGATTGGGGACCTCTGTGTCTTAAGCTGTGTCATCTCTGACTTCTTCCCCAAAGAAATCAACATTACCTGGGAGAGGAGGCCCaagaaacaaatacagtacaaaaactCCAAGACTGGAGAATGGAAGCCTACTGAGATCCAAAAGTTCCTCTACGTCAGGAAGAGCACCTTTGACCTGTTGGCACAGGCCCTGTTCACCCCACTGGTTGCATCTCATCTAAAGGACATGGACTTCATTTGCCGAGTGCAGCACCAGACCCTGGCAGAGCCAATTGAAAGGCACACCGGTGAGATTTCAGTGCCCTCGCAGAAAGAATGA
- the LOC114661614 gene encoding uncharacterized protein LOC114661614 isoform X1, producing MRRLLPVLLLLLLTTGSLGKVTVFLSEHTVVGVQYSDALLPCRFNVTPGPIDPQQLTVIWSHYGFPVASYEKGKNIGRVETDLLSNEVPHGNASLLLSKIMKRDEGHYECEVEYAGEKDTLNIILSILVPPEVFLAPESAHLLTENLVTCTAKSFYPETITFIWRRSGVIVEPLTVTVPTLNPDGTFDSKSIYRFAPGSRKELTCEVKHEALQKPLTRSIIYSGFTIAEITGIVLAVFLLLLLVLGVYWWFSVSLSPIDLTKMIQDEPALVKYTLKGWRLGHITLKWFINDKVILLDTMDQEETYGGAGVCVPLHSPTGYIMKRHMCHEGLLVSESLVTLQFMLNQKEHQGAVVRCRARHGLTRRSVECMVTLKEVYVRPRLSDIQNMSQEKSENVVKLQIRAEGFYPRDISFTWLLGADPVSSESPDNKENPNGTFSTGSVCSVPLPQVQNPNFKVTVVIEHISMGKVEKMATSSTPGIDGRPILSDIEMVSFSKVGEPCTLSCTISKFFPSSLQVTWHRVRVESELEPVTAGSAEWPATVTTSKPVMRTNSFEVTSDVQFTAASLNEVEEMTYMCKVEHMTLKEPLTRRSWRLKLTAEKTHPKMSDVQLHFTECGEPCILSCVISDFYPKDINVTWQRRHKKIHETLPAESEYWNPAVTNYGPIMRKNKFELLSRAEFTPQSLSGLEDMEFICRVEHETLNGEAIEKCCTGVPEITRVPKVSDIVIHFKEIGDLCVLSCVISDFFPKEINITWERRPKKQIQYKNSKTGEWKPTEIQKFLYVRKSTFDLLAQALFTPLVASHLKDMDFICRVQHQTLAEPIERHTGEISVPSQKE from the exons ATGAGGCGTCTGCTGCcagtcctgctgctgctgctgctcaccACAG GTTCACTTGGGAAAGTGACGGTCTTCCTATCAGAACACACAGTGGTTGGTGTCCAATATTCAGATGCATTACTCCCTTGCCGCTTCAATGTCACTCCAGGTCCCATTGACCCCCAACAGTTGACTGTCATCTGGTCCCATTATGGCTTCCCTGTGGCAAGCTATGAAAAGGGAAAGAACATTGGGAGAGTGGAAACTGACCTGTTGAGTAACGAGGTTCCTCATGGAAACGCGTCACTGCTCCTCTCCAAGATAATGAAGCGGGATGAGGGGCACTACGAGTGTGAAGTGGAGTATGCAGGAGAGAAGGACACCCTCAACATCATCCTCTCCATCTTAG ttCCCCCTGAAGTCTTCTTGGCTCCAGAGTCAGCCCATCTTCTCACTGAAAACTTGGTGACATGCACTGCCAAGAGCTTCTACCCCGAAACCATCACATTTATTTGGAGAAGAAGTGGGGTGATTGTTGAGCCCCTAACCGTAACGGTGCCAACTCTCAATCCTGATGGCACATTTGACTCCAAGAGCATTTACAGGTTTGCTCCTGGGTCTCGGAAGGAGCTCACCTGTGAGGTGAAACATGAGGCCCTACAGAAGCCACTGACCAGATCTATCATCT ACTCAGGGTTCACCATTGCAGAGATCACTGGGATCGTGCTTGCTGTATTCCTCTTACTTCTCCTTGTCCTCGGTGTGTACTGGTGGTTCTCAG TCTCCCTGTCACCCATTGACCTTACCAAGATGATCCAAGATGAACCTGCATTGGTCAAATACACCCTCAAAGGCTGGAGACTTGGACACATCACTCTCAAGTGGTTTATCAATGACAAGGTCATCCTGCTGGACACAATGGACCAAGAAGAGACGTATGGTGGTGCTGGGGTGTGTGTACCTCTTCATAGTCCCACTGGTTATATCATGAAGAGGCATATGTGTCATGAAGGACTCCTTGTATCAGAGAGCCTGGTCACCTTGCAGTTTATGTTGAACCAAAAGGAGCACCAAGGTGCTGTGGTCAGGTGTCGGGCCAGACATGGGCTCACCAGGAGGAGTGTGGAGTGTATGGTCACTCTAAAGGAGGTTTATG TTCGTCCGCGACTTTCAGATATCCAGAATATGTCTcaggaaaaaagtgaaaatgtagtGAAACTTCAAATCAGGGCAGAGGGGTTCTACCCACGAGACATCAGCTTCACATGGTTACTGGGAGCGGACCCTGTGAGCTCAGAATCACCAGACAATAAAGAAAATCCCAATGGAACCTTCAGCACTGGGAGTGTCTGCTCTGTCCCTCTGCCTCAGGTTCAGAATCCCAACTTCAAGGTCACTGTGGTGATTGAGCACATCTCCATGGGAAAGGTGGAGAAAATGGCCACCAGCAGTACCCCAG GTATTGATGGACGCCCCATCCTCTCTGACATTGAGATGGTCAGTTTTTCAAAGGTGGGGGAGCCCTGCACGCTAAGCTGCACCATCTCCAAGTTCTTCCCTAGCAGTCTCCAAGTGACCTGGCACAGGGTTAGAGTTGAGAGTGAACTTGAGCCTGTAACTGCAGGGTCAGCTGAGTGGCCAGCCACTGTGACCACCTCTAAACCAGTGATGAGGACTAACAGCTTTGAGGTGACCTCTGATGTCCAGTTCACTGCAGCAAGTCTTAATGAAGTCGAGGAGATGACATACATGTGTAAGGTAGAACATATGACTCTAAAGGAGCCTTTAACAAGGAGGTCTTGGAGACTGAAGTTAACAG CTGAAAAAACGCATCCCAAAATGTCGGACGTGCAACTCCACTTTACAGAGTGTGGTGAGCCTTGCATCCTCAGCTGTGTCATCTCAGACTTCTACCCCAAAGACATCAATGTGACCTGGCAGAGGAGACACAAGAAAATCCATGAGACACTTCCTGCAGAGTCAGAGTATTGGAACCCTGCCGTGACCAACTATGGGCCCATCATGAGGAAGAACAAGTTTGAGCTGTTGTCCAGGGCAGAATTCACCCCTCAGTCCCTGAGTGGCCTGGAGGACATGGAATTCATCTGCAGAGTGGAGCATGAGACCTTGAATGGGGAGGCCATTGAGAAATGTTGCACAGGGGTACCAG AAATCACCCGAGTCCCTAAAGTGTCGGATATTGTGATCCACTTCAAAGAGATTGGGGACCTCTGTGTCTTAAGCTGTGTCATCTCTGACTTCTTCCCCAAAGAAATCAACATTACCTGGGAGAGGAGGCCCaagaaacaaatacagtacaaaaactCCAAGACTGGAGAATGGAAGCCTACTGAGATCCAAAAGTTCCTCTACGTCAGGAAGAGCACCTTTGACCTGTTGGCACAGGCCCTGTTCACCCCACTGGTTGCATCTCATCTAAAGGACATGGACTTCATTTGCCGAGTGCAGCACCAGACCCTGGCAGAGCCAATTGAAAGGCACACCGGTGAGATTTCAGTGCCCTCGCAGAAAGAATGA
- the LOC114661614 gene encoding uncharacterized protein LOC114661614 isoform X2 has product MRRLLPVLLLLLLTTGSLGKVTVFLSEHTVVGVQYSDALLPCRFNVTPGPIDPQQLTVIWSHYGFPVASYEKGKNIGRVETDLLSNEVPHGNASLLLSKIMKRDEGHYECEVEYAGEKDTLNIILSILVPPEVFLAPESAHLLTENLVTCTAKSFYPETITFIWRRSGVIVEPLTVTVPTLNPDGTFDSKSIYRFAPGSRKELTCEVKHEALQKPLTRSIIFSLSPIDLTKMIQDEPALVKYTLKGWRLGHITLKWFINDKVILLDTMDQEETYGGAGVCVPLHSPTGYIMKRHMCHEGLLVSESLVTLQFMLNQKEHQGAVVRCRARHGLTRRSVECMVTLKEVYVRPRLSDIQNMSQEKSENVVKLQIRAEGFYPRDISFTWLLGADPVSSESPDNKENPNGTFSTGSVCSVPLPQVQNPNFKVTVVIEHISMGKVEKMATSSTPGIDGRPILSDIEMVSFSKVGEPCTLSCTISKFFPSSLQVTWHRVRVESELEPVTAGSAEWPATVTTSKPVMRTNSFEVTSDVQFTAASLNEVEEMTYMCKVEHMTLKEPLTRRSWRLKLTAEKTHPKMSDVQLHFTECGEPCILSCVISDFYPKDINVTWQRRHKKIHETLPAESEYWNPAVTNYGPIMRKNKFELLSRAEFTPQSLSGLEDMEFICRVEHETLNGEAIEKCCTGVPEITRVPKVSDIVIHFKEIGDLCVLSCVISDFFPKEINITWERRPKKQIQYKNSKTGEWKPTEIQKFLYVRKSTFDLLAQALFTPLVASHLKDMDFICRVQHQTLAEPIERHTGEISVPSQKE; this is encoded by the exons ATGAGGCGTCTGCTGCcagtcctgctgctgctgctgctcaccACAG GTTCACTTGGGAAAGTGACGGTCTTCCTATCAGAACACACAGTGGTTGGTGTCCAATATTCAGATGCATTACTCCCTTGCCGCTTCAATGTCACTCCAGGTCCCATTGACCCCCAACAGTTGACTGTCATCTGGTCCCATTATGGCTTCCCTGTGGCAAGCTATGAAAAGGGAAAGAACATTGGGAGAGTGGAAACTGACCTGTTGAGTAACGAGGTTCCTCATGGAAACGCGTCACTGCTCCTCTCCAAGATAATGAAGCGGGATGAGGGGCACTACGAGTGTGAAGTGGAGTATGCAGGAGAGAAGGACACCCTCAACATCATCCTCTCCATCTTAG ttCCCCCTGAAGTCTTCTTGGCTCCAGAGTCAGCCCATCTTCTCACTGAAAACTTGGTGACATGCACTGCCAAGAGCTTCTACCCCGAAACCATCACATTTATTTGGAGAAGAAGTGGGGTGATTGTTGAGCCCCTAACCGTAACGGTGCCAACTCTCAATCCTGATGGCACATTTGACTCCAAGAGCATTTACAGGTTTGCTCCTGGGTCTCGGAAGGAGCTCACCTGTGAGGTGAAACATGAGGCCCTACAGAAGCCACTGACCAGATCTATCATCT TCTCCCTGTCACCCATTGACCTTACCAAGATGATCCAAGATGAACCTGCATTGGTCAAATACACCCTCAAAGGCTGGAGACTTGGACACATCACTCTCAAGTGGTTTATCAATGACAAGGTCATCCTGCTGGACACAATGGACCAAGAAGAGACGTATGGTGGTGCTGGGGTGTGTGTACCTCTTCATAGTCCCACTGGTTATATCATGAAGAGGCATATGTGTCATGAAGGACTCCTTGTATCAGAGAGCCTGGTCACCTTGCAGTTTATGTTGAACCAAAAGGAGCACCAAGGTGCTGTGGTCAGGTGTCGGGCCAGACATGGGCTCACCAGGAGGAGTGTGGAGTGTATGGTCACTCTAAAGGAGGTTTATG TTCGTCCGCGACTTTCAGATATCCAGAATATGTCTcaggaaaaaagtgaaaatgtagtGAAACTTCAAATCAGGGCAGAGGGGTTCTACCCACGAGACATCAGCTTCACATGGTTACTGGGAGCGGACCCTGTGAGCTCAGAATCACCAGACAATAAAGAAAATCCCAATGGAACCTTCAGCACTGGGAGTGTCTGCTCTGTCCCTCTGCCTCAGGTTCAGAATCCCAACTTCAAGGTCACTGTGGTGATTGAGCACATCTCCATGGGAAAGGTGGAGAAAATGGCCACCAGCAGTACCCCAG GTATTGATGGACGCCCCATCCTCTCTGACATTGAGATGGTCAGTTTTTCAAAGGTGGGGGAGCCCTGCACGCTAAGCTGCACCATCTCCAAGTTCTTCCCTAGCAGTCTCCAAGTGACCTGGCACAGGGTTAGAGTTGAGAGTGAACTTGAGCCTGTAACTGCAGGGTCAGCTGAGTGGCCAGCCACTGTGACCACCTCTAAACCAGTGATGAGGACTAACAGCTTTGAGGTGACCTCTGATGTCCAGTTCACTGCAGCAAGTCTTAATGAAGTCGAGGAGATGACATACATGTGTAAGGTAGAACATATGACTCTAAAGGAGCCTTTAACAAGGAGGTCTTGGAGACTGAAGTTAACAG CTGAAAAAACGCATCCCAAAATGTCGGACGTGCAACTCCACTTTACAGAGTGTGGTGAGCCTTGCATCCTCAGCTGTGTCATCTCAGACTTCTACCCCAAAGACATCAATGTGACCTGGCAGAGGAGACACAAGAAAATCCATGAGACACTTCCTGCAGAGTCAGAGTATTGGAACCCTGCCGTGACCAACTATGGGCCCATCATGAGGAAGAACAAGTTTGAGCTGTTGTCCAGGGCAGAATTCACCCCTCAGTCCCTGAGTGGCCTGGAGGACATGGAATTCATCTGCAGAGTGGAGCATGAGACCTTGAATGGGGAGGCCATTGAGAAATGTTGCACAGGGGTACCAG AAATCACCCGAGTCCCTAAAGTGTCGGATATTGTGATCCACTTCAAAGAGATTGGGGACCTCTGTGTCTTAAGCTGTGTCATCTCTGACTTCTTCCCCAAAGAAATCAACATTACCTGGGAGAGGAGGCCCaagaaacaaatacagtacaaaaactCCAAGACTGGAGAATGGAAGCCTACTGAGATCCAAAAGTTCCTCTACGTCAGGAAGAGCACCTTTGACCTGTTGGCACAGGCCCTGTTCACCCCACTGGTTGCATCTCATCTAAAGGACATGGACTTCATTTGCCGAGTGCAGCACCAGACCCTGGCAGAGCCAATTGAAAGGCACACCGGTGAGATTTCAGTGCCCTCGCAGAAAGAATGA